From Planctomycetota bacterium, the proteins below share one genomic window:
- the pnp gene encoding polyribonucleotide nucleotidyltransferase encodes MAVAQNPDQGLIRVERDIGGRILSLETGVIAKQAGAAVLANYGGSTVLATVVRAGPREGIDFFPLTVDYREKTPAAGKFPGGFKKREGPPSEKEVLTMRMIDRPIRPLFPDGFIDEVQIQVFVLSHDQENDTDVLAGTAASAALAISDIPFEGPLATVRVGRLHTDDGPRLVVNPTVSQLEYSDMDVVLAGHKDGLNMIEVGAAEVDEAGVLEALQFGEAHIKDILGLINDLASKCAKPKKDGASYLPSPEIMAKVTQVAEAELTKARQIKGKKERSEAVDKLRSAVLDEHFKIVGDGTVAQHEASKKARVMAKEAFKRLEEKVTRRLIVQQRVRADGRAPTEIRPIGGKVGILQRTHGSALFQRGETQSICTVTLGTGKDEQIIDGLIPEYSKKFTLHYNFPPFSTGEVKRIAAPGRREIGHGALAERSLLAIMPPADKFPYTIRVVSDITESNGSSSMASVCGGCLALMDAGVPIGATCAGISVGRFADDNDQNEIFVTDIIGEEDFFGDMDFKVAGTRAGITGIQLDLKTRGLTINQIRTILDQARLGRLDIIETMEQIIAAPRENISPLAPRLITLHIDPEKIGKLIGPGGKTIRSIQERWNVTIDVDDDGTVQLAGFNAETIEGARAEIEALCEEIKVGTVYTGKVVSMKDFGAFIELAPGTDGMCHISELADGYVKSVSDVVKLGDVVKVKVINVDEQGRIKLSRKAVLQEEAKTKKAPEAPAKA; translated from the coding sequence ATGGCAGTAGCGCAGAATCCCGACCAGGGCCTGATCCGGGTCGAACGCGACATCGGCGGGCGGATCCTCTCGCTCGAGACCGGCGTCATCGCCAAGCAGGCCGGCGCCGCCGTGCTCGCCAACTACGGCGGGAGCACGGTCCTCGCGACGGTCGTCCGCGCCGGCCCGCGCGAGGGCATCGACTTCTTCCCCCTCACGGTCGACTATCGCGAGAAGACCCCCGCGGCGGGCAAGTTCCCCGGGGGCTTCAAGAAGCGTGAGGGCCCGCCCAGCGAGAAGGAAGTTCTCACGATGCGGATGATCGACCGCCCGATCAGGCCGCTCTTCCCCGACGGGTTCATCGACGAGGTCCAGATCCAGGTCTTCGTGCTGAGCCACGACCAGGAGAACGACACCGACGTGCTCGCCGGCACAGCGGCGTCCGCGGCGCTCGCCATCTCCGACATCCCATTCGAAGGGCCCCTCGCCACGGTCCGCGTCGGACGCCTGCACACCGACGACGGCCCGCGCCTGGTCGTGAACCCGACGGTGTCCCAGCTCGAGTACAGCGACATGGACGTCGTGCTCGCCGGGCACAAGGACGGGCTGAACATGATCGAGGTCGGGGCGGCCGAGGTCGACGAGGCCGGCGTGCTCGAGGCCCTGCAGTTCGGCGAGGCCCACATCAAGGACATCCTGGGCCTCATCAACGACCTCGCGTCGAAGTGCGCCAAGCCCAAGAAGGACGGCGCCAGCTACCTGCCCAGCCCCGAGATCATGGCCAAGGTCACGCAGGTCGCCGAGGCCGAGCTCACCAAGGCCCGCCAGATCAAGGGCAAGAAGGAGCGGTCCGAGGCGGTCGACAAGCTCCGCTCCGCCGTGCTCGACGAGCACTTCAAGATCGTCGGCGACGGCACCGTCGCGCAGCACGAGGCCAGCAAGAAGGCGCGCGTCATGGCCAAGGAGGCGTTCAAGCGCCTCGAGGAGAAGGTCACCCGGCGCCTCATCGTGCAGCAGCGCGTGCGCGCGGACGGGCGCGCTCCCACCGAGATCCGCCCCATCGGCGGGAAGGTCGGCATCCTCCAGCGCACGCACGGCTCGGCCCTCTTCCAGCGCGGCGAGACCCAGTCCATCTGCACCGTCACCCTCGGCACCGGCAAGGACGAGCAGATCATCGACGGGCTCATCCCCGAGTACAGCAAGAAGTTCACCCTCCACTACAACTTCCCGCCCTTCTCGACCGGCGAGGTCAAGCGCATCGCCGCCCCCGGGCGGCGCGAGATCGGGCACGGCGCCCTCGCCGAGCGCTCGCTCCTGGCCATCATGCCCCCGGCCGACAAGTTCCCCTACACCATCCGCGTCGTCAGCGACATCACCGAGTCCAACGGGTCGTCGTCCATGGCCTCGGTCTGCGGCGGGTGCCTCGCCCTCATGGACGCGGGCGTCCCCATCGGCGCCACCTGCGCGGGCATCTCCGTCGGGCGCTTCGCCGACGACAACGACCAGAACGAGATCTTCGTCACCGACATCATCGGCGAGGAAGATTTCTTCGGCGACATGGACTTCAAGGTCGCCGGAACGCGCGCCGGCATCACCGGCATCCAGCTCGACCTCAAGACGCGCGGGCTCACGATCAACCAGATCCGCACCATTCTCGACCAGGCGCGCCTCGGCCGCCTCGACATCATCGAGACCATGGAGCAGATCATCGCGGCCCCGCGCGAGAACATCTCGCCCCTCGCCCCGCGCCTCATCACCCTGCACATCGACCCCGAGAAGATCGGCAAGCTCATCGGGCCCGGCGGCAAGACCATCCGCTCCATCCAGGAGCGCTGGAACGTCACCATCGACGTCGACGACGACGGGACCGTGCAGCTCGCCGGCTTCAACGCCGAGACCATCGAGGGCGCCCGCGCCGAGATCGAGGCCCTCTGCGAGGAGATCAAGGTCGGCACCGTCTACACCGGCAAGGTCGTCTCCATGAAGGACTTCGGCGCCTTCATCGAGCTCGCCCCCGGCACCGACGGCATGTGCCACATCTCCGAACTCGCCGACGGCTACGTCAAGAGCGTGTCAGACGTCGTGAAGCTCGGCGACGTGGTGAAGGTGAAGGTCATCAACGTCGACGAGCAGGGTCGCATCAAGCTCTCGCGCAAGGCCGTGCTGCAGGAAGAGGCCAAGACCAAGAAGGCGCCCGAGGCCCCGGCCAAGGCCTGA
- the rpsO gene encoding 30S ribosomal protein S15: MALIAEDRAQIVKSAARHPTDTGSPEVQISMLTARINEIAEHLRSHAKDNHSRRGLLMMVGRRNRLLKYLAKTDPNAYQALIARLGLRK, from the coding sequence ATGGCATTGATCGCCGAAGACCGCGCCCAGATCGTCAAGTCCGCCGCCCGTCATCCGACGGACACGGGCTCACCCGAAGTGCAGATCTCGATGCTGACCGCGCGCATCAACGAGATCGCCGAGCACCTGCGCTCGCACGCCAAGGATAATCACTCCCGGCGCGGGCTCCTGATGATGGTCGGGCGGCGCAACCGCCTGCTGAAGTACCTCGCGAAGACAGATCCGAACGCATACCAGGCGCTCATCGCCCGACTCGGGCTTCGCAAGTAA
- the queG gene encoding tRNA epoxyqueuosine(34) reductase QueG codes for MVLRACADEGFSLAGVAPVQPSRWAAHVREWLASGKHGSMSYLAEELQVRLDPGRVMEGTRAFVVVGDRYAARGGADAPQRGQGRIARYARGKNYHEVMKQRLHRVADRMRVRFPGSDFRTCVDTAPLPERELAFLAGLGWIGRNTMVIHPQGGSYLLLGVMATNLELEPASRPMDDHCGTCTRCIEACPTGAITAYSVDASRCISYLTIERRGLVPPDLHAGIGDWIFGCDVCQEVCPHNSARAGQGDDAVHSAYRSDRRGLDLLAVLGWDESARREAFRSSAMKRASLAIMKRNALIAAGNVVARGPEDDLSRALRERIAAIAAGTGEEEMVTQTARAVLDRLAGSPPGG; via the coding sequence GTGGTTCTCCGGGCCTGCGCCGACGAGGGATTCTCCCTGGCCGGCGTCGCCCCGGTGCAGCCCAGCCGGTGGGCCGCCCATGTTCGCGAGTGGCTCGCGTCCGGCAAGCACGGGAGCATGTCCTACCTGGCCGAGGAGTTGCAGGTGCGCTTGGATCCCGGGCGGGTGATGGAGGGCACCCGGGCGTTCGTGGTGGTGGGGGATCGTTACGCCGCCCGAGGCGGCGCCGACGCGCCCCAGCGGGGCCAGGGTCGAATCGCCCGGTACGCGCGGGGGAAGAACTACCACGAGGTCATGAAGCAGCGCCTGCACCGCGTGGCCGACCGGATGCGGGTCCGCTTCCCGGGGTCAGACTTCCGCACGTGCGTCGATACGGCGCCGCTGCCGGAGCGTGAACTGGCGTTCCTGGCGGGGCTCGGTTGGATCGGGCGCAACACCATGGTGATCCATCCGCAGGGGGGGAGCTACCTGCTGCTGGGCGTGATGGCGACGAACCTGGAGCTCGAGCCCGCGTCCCGCCCCATGGACGATCACTGCGGGACGTGCACGCGCTGCATCGAGGCGTGCCCGACGGGGGCGATCACGGCGTACAGCGTCGACGCGTCGCGGTGCATCTCGTACCTGACGATCGAGCGGCGCGGGCTCGTGCCGCCGGACTTGCACGCCGGGATCGGCGACTGGATCTTCGGGTGCGACGTGTGCCAGGAGGTGTGCCCGCACAACTCGGCGCGGGCCGGGCAGGGCGACGACGCCGTGCACAGCGCGTACCGCTCGGACCGGCGCGGGCTTGATCTGCTGGCGGTGCTGGGGTGGGACGAGTCGGCGCGGCGCGAGGCGTTCCGGTCATCGGCGATGAAGCGCGCGTCGCTGGCGATCATGAAGCGCAACGCGCTGATCGCGGCGGGGAACGTGGTGGCGCGTGGGCCCGAGGACGATCTCTCGCGGGCGCTGCGCGAGCGCATCGCGGCGATCGCGGCGGGCACGGGCGAGGAAGAGATGGTCACGCAGACCGCGCGGGCCGTGCTCGATCGGCTTGCGGGCTCTCCGCCCGGCGGATGA